The following proteins come from a genomic window of Dreissena polymorpha isolate Duluth1 chromosome 1, UMN_Dpol_1.0, whole genome shotgun sequence:
- the LOC127853584 gene encoding alpha-(1,3)-fucosyltransferase fut-6-like, with protein sequence MKEKVMMMCFVKPATCPIMEDKELGYGRIDSVFNMKRPYDLVAFMKQEDRAAMLDKLKQELLSRKDEIDRTEDRNSGLEDKFYKSDVDCLAGGKQLPDLDLYISTVLPLENKGIRSVAGRPDDYLPPHVPASDLMQPDCTFYTDLEYSPHAFEHLEGMKDRKKLSGTPELGLKNAITYQDNVDEYGHQVKHTILYWNKPFWMKDVRDACLNCEVITNRSKARDASAIVFFGMADGMGKPPLTLEERNPNQAWIFSSVETPLHMFQEYMSPEWQGKFNWTWTYRPSATFFQPYGIMLKKEYIPEKNYSDIFHRKSKLATWIVSHCQTDSKREIYVGQMNTYKNGTVDIFGGCGKYKPTWGERDNLIKDYKFYISFENSFCSDYFTEKFFSAFSTDIIPVVRGGADYTKYVPNGTYIDTQDFRSPKELVDYLMQMASDEKMYTEILRRKDRYQLYAGSQLFGECVCRICQKLNDIDKNRATIINNLEIMGDCRSPKDLR encoded by the exons ATGAAAGAGAAGGTGATGATGATGTGTTTTGTGAAGCCTGCAACATGTCCTATTATGGAGGATAAGGAACTGGGTTACGGCAGG ATTGACTCTGTGTTCAACATGAAGCGTCCGTACGATCTGGTTGCGTTCATGAAGCAAGAGGACAGGGCAGCCATGCTTGACAAGCTGAAACAGGAGCTGCTCTCGCGCAAGGATGAGATTGACCGGACAGAAGACAGGAATTCTG GTCTAGAGGACAAGTTTTACAAGTCAGACGTTGATTGTTTGGCTGGGGGCAAGCAGTTACCTGACCTTGACCTCTACATTAGCACCGTCCTTCCACTAGAGAACAAGGGAATCCGGTCAGTGGCTGGGAG GCCTGATGACTATTTGCCTCCCCACGTGCCTGCCAGTGATTTGATGCAGCCAGACTGCACGTTTTACACGGACCTTGAATACAGTCCACACGCTTTTGAACACCTCGAGGGAATGAAAGATCGTAAAAAATTGTCTGGTACGCCAGAGCTTGGCCTCAAGAATGCCATCACTTATCAGGATAACGTTGATGAGTATGGGCATC AAGTGAAACATACGATTCTCTACTGGAACAAACCTTTCTGGATGAAGGACGTGCGTGACGCCTGCCTCAACTGTGAGGTAATAACAAACCGATCAAAGGCCCGTGACGCTTCTGCGATTGTATTTTTTGGCATGGCAGACGGAATGGGCAAACCTCCACTGACACTCGAAGAACGTAATCCCAATCAAGCGTGGATATTTTCGTCCGTTGAGACACCGCTACATATGTTCCAAGAATACATGTCACCCGAGTGGCAGGGAAAGTTTAACTGGACTTGGACGTATCGCCCGTCTGCTACATTTTTCCAGCCTTACGGAATTATGCTAAAGAAAGAATATATCCCGGAGAAGAACTACAGCGATATTTTCCATCGGAAAAGTAAACTGGCTACATGGATCGTTAGCCATTGCCAAACAGACAGTAAAAGAGAAATCTATGTTGGGCAGATGAACACATATAAGAACGGAACCGTCGACATATTTGGTGGTTGTGGAAAATACAAACCAACTTGGGGAGAGCGTGACAACCTAATTAAAGACTATAAATTctatatatcatttgaaaattcCTTCTGTTCCGACTACTTCACAGAAAAGTTCTTTAGCGCATTTTCCACTGACATTATACCCGTAGTGAGAGGAGGTGCGGACTACACAAAATATGTGCCGAATGGAACCTACATCGACACGCAAGATTTCCGCTCCCCGAAGGAATTGGTAGATTATCTTATGCAAATGGCCTCCGACGAGAAAATGTACACGGAAATATTACGTCGAAAAGATCGCTACCAGTTATATGCTGGCTCGCAATTATTCGGTGAATGTGTTTGTCGTATTTGCCAAAAGTTGAATGACATCGACAAAAATCGAgcaacaataataaataatttagaaataATGGGTGACTGTCGGTCGCCGAAGGATTTAAGATGA